The Candidatus Cloacimonadota bacterium genome includes the window TTTACAATATTCAGCAAATTGAAATAAATCACTTTGATAAGCACGGATTGTGTGCTTTGACATATTTTTTGATGAGAGAAAATCAATATAACTTTTAATTAAATCTTTCATATTTAAAATTTTTGGAGTAGCCAAGTCTCTTGGCTATATTCGGTGCGAGATTATATTTACCAATTAATAGGAATCTCATAAGGGATAGGATCTCTATATCTAGCTTCTTGAAAAGCATTGATTCGCAATCTGCAGCTTTCACAGATTCCGCATGCAATTTCCGAATTTTGATAACAAGANNNNNNNNNNNNNNNNNNNNNNNNNNNNNNNNNNNNNNNNNNNNNNNNNNNNNNNNNNNNNNNNNNNNNNNNNNNNNNNNNNNNNNNNNNNNNNNNNNNNATATTTACCAATTAATAGGAATCTCATAAGGGATAGGATCTCTATATCTAGCTTCTTGAAAAGCATTGATTCGCAATCTGCAGCTTTCACAGATTCCGCATGCAATTTCCGAATTTTGATAACAAGACCAGGTTAGGCAAAGAGGCGCTCTAAGTTCAAAACCGAGCTTTACAACTTCTGCTTTTGTTTTATGAAGAATTGGGGTATTAATTTTTATTTTAGAATTAGGTTTTGTCCCATATTTGACAGCTTCATTAAAT containing:
- a CDS encoding 7-cyano-7-deazaguanine synthase; the protein is SCYQNSEIACGICESCRLRINAFQEARYRDPIPYEIPINW